The following are from one region of the Methylophilus sp. DW102 genome:
- the dut gene encoding dUTP diphosphatase — MSITVDLKILDPRLHHMMPSYATPGSAGLDLRACIEHTQTIQAGETIMIPTGMAIHIDNTYYAAMILPRSGLGHKHGIVLGNLVGLIDSDYQGQLLVSCWNRSKEPFILNPMERIAQMVIVPVVQADFHIVDEFTSSERGEGGFGSTGKH, encoded by the coding sequence ATGTCAATTACCGTAGACCTTAAAATCCTTGATCCTCGTTTGCATCATATGATGCCAAGCTACGCGACGCCTGGGTCTGCAGGGCTGGATTTAAGAGCATGTATTGAACATACGCAAACCATACAAGCGGGGGAAACCATCATGATCCCGACCGGTATGGCGATTCATATCGATAACACTTATTACGCTGCCATGATTCTGCCGCGCTCTGGCTTGGGCCATAAACATGGCATCGTATTGGGCAACCTGGTCGGCCTGATTGACTCTGACTATCAGGGGCAGCTGCTGGTCTCGTGCTGGAACCGCAGTAAAGAACCGTTTATTTTGAACCCGATGGAACGTATCGCGCAGATGGTGATTGTGCCGGTAGTGCAGGCAGATTTTCATATCGTGGATGAATTTACCAGCAGTGAACGCGGTGAAGGCGGCTTTGGCAGCACAGGCAAGCACTAA
- the rpmB gene encoding 50S ribosomal protein L28 has translation MARVCQVTGKKPMVGNNVSHAQNKTRRRFLPNLQNRKFWVESENRWVSLRITNAALRTIDKNGIDAVLADLRAAGEKI, from the coding sequence ATGGCACGTGTATGTCAGGTAACCGGTAAAAAACCAATGGTGGGCAACAACGTTTCCCACGCACAAAACAAAACAAGACGTCGTTTCTTGCCTAACTTGCAAAACCGTAAGTTTTGGGTTGAGAGCGAAAACCGCTGGGTAAGCCTGCGCATTACTAACGCCGCTTTGCGTACCATCGACAAAAATGGTATCGATGCAGTATTGGCTGATTTGCGCGCTGCTGGCGAAAAAATCTAA
- the rpmG gene encoding 50S ribosomal protein L33: MREKIKLESSAGTGHFYTTTKNKRTMPEKMEIKKFDPVARKHVMYKETKLK, encoded by the coding sequence ATGCGTGAAAAAATCAAATTGGAATCCAGTGCTGGTACAGGTCATTTCTATACCACCACTAAAAACAAACGTACCATGCCAGAGAAAATGGAGATCAAAAAATTTGATCCAGTTGCTCGCAAGCATGTCATGTACAAAGAAACTAAATTGAAATAA
- a CDS encoding mechanosensitive ion channel domain-containing protein, with product MDSDIDILWKEIAHDLSSVSALWQLFIIGAVLAVSGLLNLHLRKQIAAGRVNIVYKILLGGIERLFFPLVAFLMLLITRLSLEHWMHVGLIKLSVRMLLAMVVIRSFVYVLRYVFSPGAWLHSFERVIAWCVWVIVALHISGFLDPALQILEDVKFTVGRQKLNLLLLLQGSLTIVITMLVALWLSRIIEMRLMAATNINGNWRVIMVKLVRMVAIVIALLMSMAAVGIDVTMLSVFGGALGVGLGFGLQKIASNYVSGFIILMDKSLHMGDLITIGEHHGVVQELRSRYMILQKPDSTEIIIPNEKMITDVVINHTSAVHTAKVPIPIQISYESDLDLAIQLLKEIGRTHERTIQDDTAVDVTIKSFGQNGIDLVLAVWVPNPEEGTAKLQSDIYYEIWRRFKANNIRIPYPQQEVRIISSSNAVNGDE from the coding sequence ATGGATAGCGATATTGATATTCTCTGGAAAGAAATTGCGCACGACCTGAGCTCGGTGTCGGCGTTATGGCAATTATTTATCATTGGTGCCGTGCTTGCTGTCAGCGGGCTGTTAAATCTGCACTTACGCAAGCAAATTGCGGCAGGGCGCGTAAACATCGTGTACAAAATACTGCTGGGCGGAATTGAGCGGCTGTTTTTTCCTCTGGTCGCATTTTTAATGTTACTGATTACCCGGCTCAGCCTGGAGCATTGGATGCATGTGGGGCTGATCAAGCTGTCAGTGCGCATGCTGCTGGCGATGGTGGTGATTCGCAGTTTTGTTTATGTATTGCGTTATGTCTTTTCACCTGGCGCCTGGCTGCATTCGTTTGAGCGCGTGATCGCCTGGTGTGTCTGGGTCATTGTTGCTTTGCATATCAGCGGTTTTCTCGATCCGGCATTGCAGATTCTCGAAGACGTGAAATTCACTGTCGGCAGGCAAAAGCTGAACCTGTTGTTGCTGCTTCAAGGCAGTCTGACCATCGTCATTACCATGCTGGTGGCATTGTGGCTGAGCCGCATTATTGAGATGCGCTTGATGGCTGCTACCAATATCAATGGCAACTGGCGCGTGATTATGGTCAAGCTGGTGCGCATGGTGGCGATTGTGATTGCCTTGCTGATGTCCATGGCGGCGGTGGGCATAGATGTCACCATGTTGTCCGTCTTTGGGGGCGCGCTCGGTGTTGGGTTGGGGTTTGGCTTACAAAAGATCGCCAGTAACTACGTGAGCGGCTTTATCATTTTGATGGATAAGTCTCTGCACATGGGTGACCTGATTACCATTGGGGAGCATCATGGTGTTGTGCAAGAGTTGCGCTCTCGCTACATGATCCTGCAGAAGCCCGATTCGACAGAAATCATCATTCCTAACGAGAAGATGATTACGGATGTGGTAATCAATCATACCTCTGCAGTACATACAGCCAAGGTGCCTATTCCTATTCAGATCTCCTATGAAAGCGATCTTGATCTGGCGATACAGTTATTAAAAGAAATCGGCAGAACACATGAGCGCACCATACAGGATGATACGGCGGTAGATGTGACAATCAAGTCATTTGGTCAGAATGGCATTGATTTAGTATTAGCGGTTTGGGTTCCCAACCCTGAGGAAGGTACAGCCAAATTACAAAGTGACATTTATTATGAGATTTGGCGGCGCTTCAAAGCCAATAATATTCGGATTCCATACCCACAGCAGGAGGTCCGTATTATTTCCTCTTCAAACGCTGTTAATGGCGATGAATAA
- the mgtE gene encoding magnesium transporter has protein sequence MTEIHEHDEKVIEGKESLSETLQQVIHLLGKHKLVEHVVHRQDMPNHDLVETLVHRQNLNVLQHKLDQLHPADVAYILESLPLDDRLMVWDLVKAERDGEILLEVSDAVRQTLIADMDSEELLAAAEQLDTDELADLAPDLPKDVLQDLLYSLDTQHRERLQSALSYPDDTVGSIMDFDIVTIRDDITLEVVLRYLRRLPKFPDHTDKLFVINRDDILQGVLPLKRIILNDPETKVGDIMSTDAVVFHPEDMADQAAMAFERYDLVTAPVVDNNRKLVGRITVDTVMDIIREEAEAEMLSLAGLREEEDFFASIWKSVQNRWAWLAINLVTALVASRVIGLFEGSIERIVALAALMPIVAGIGGNSGNQTTTMIVRGLALGQISGYHMKSLLQKEMGVALLNGLIWGSVLGLIAFWLYHSAALGLVMMSAMTLNLLLAAIIGVTIPLVMNKLDRDPAVGSSVLITAITDSGGFMIFLGLATIFLL, from the coding sequence ATGACAGAAATTCACGAACATGATGAAAAAGTAATTGAAGGCAAAGAAAGCCTCAGTGAGACTTTGCAGCAAGTGATCCATTTATTGGGTAAACACAAGCTGGTTGAGCATGTCGTGCATAGGCAGGATATGCCGAATCATGATCTGGTTGAGACGCTGGTACACAGGCAGAATTTGAATGTGCTGCAGCACAAATTGGATCAGCTACATCCGGCCGACGTTGCCTATATTCTGGAGTCGCTGCCATTAGACGATCGTTTAATGGTTTGGGATCTGGTAAAAGCAGAACGCGATGGCGAGATCTTGCTCGAAGTGTCGGATGCGGTGCGCCAGACACTGATCGCCGACATGGATAGCGAAGAGTTGCTGGCAGCCGCCGAGCAGCTTGACACCGATGAGCTGGCTGATCTTGCGCCTGATTTACCTAAAGATGTATTGCAGGATCTGCTGTATAGCCTGGATACACAGCATCGTGAGCGTTTGCAGTCTGCGCTGTCTTATCCCGATGATACTGTCGGTTCGATCATGGATTTTGATATTGTGACCATTCGGGACGATATCACGCTGGAAGTGGTCTTGCGCTATCTGCGCAGATTGCCTAAGTTTCCCGACCATACCGACAAGTTGTTTGTCATTAATCGCGATGACATCCTGCAAGGGGTGTTGCCACTCAAGCGTATTATTCTGAATGATCCGGAGACCAAAGTCGGCGATATCATGTCTACCGATGCTGTGGTGTTTCACCCTGAGGATATGGCGGACCAGGCGGCGATGGCGTTTGAACGTTATGACTTGGTAACTGCCCCGGTGGTAGATAATAATCGCAAGCTGGTCGGCAGGATTACCGTGGATACGGTGATGGATATCATTCGTGAAGAGGCCGAGGCGGAAATGCTGTCTTTGGCTGGTTTGCGCGAAGAAGAAGACTTCTTTGCTTCTATCTGGAAGTCGGTGCAAAACCGTTGGGCGTGGTTGGCAATTAACTTGGTGACGGCGCTGGTTGCTTCCCGAGTCATTGGCTTGTTTGAGGGTAGTATTGAGCGAATTGTAGCGTTGGCTGCACTGATGCCGATTGTTGCCGGCATAGGCGGCAATTCCGGTAACCAAACCACCACCATGATTGTACGCGGTCTGGCTTTGGGGCAAATTTCTGGCTATCACATGAAGTCTCTGTTGCAAAAAGAGATGGGCGTGGCTTTGCTGAATGGCTTAATCTGGGGCAGTGTGCTCGGCCTGATCGCTTTTTGGCTCTATCATAGCGCGGCCTTGGGGCTGGTCATGATGTCGGCGATGACACTTAATTTGTTGTTGGCGGCCATTATTGGCGTCACCATTCCTTTGGTGATGAATAAACTGGATCGTGACCCCGCCGTGGGATCCAGCGTCCTCATTACGGCAATCACCGACAGCGGCGGCTTTATGATTTTTCTCGGCCTGGCCACCATCTTCTTGTTATAA
- a CDS encoding glutaredoxin family protein, translating into MQKPLILFGTVGCHLCEDAERILQALKLPYQYVDIIEDEKLLERYQISIPVLLENTSDQENILAWPFNSEQVSQWLLSHRTK; encoded by the coding sequence ATGCAAAAGCCATTGATATTATTTGGCACCGTTGGGTGCCATCTCTGTGAGGATGCAGAGCGTATTTTGCAGGCCTTAAAACTGCCTTACCAATACGTAGACATTATTGAAGATGAAAAATTGCTAGAACGCTATCAAATCAGCATTCCAGTATTGTTAGAAAACACGTCAGATCAGGAGAATATACTGGCTTGGCCTTTTAATAGCGAACAAGTCAGTCAATGGCTGTTATCGCATCGTACCAAATAA
- the rplQ gene encoding 50S ribosomal protein L17, which translates to MRHGNSNRKLNRTSSHRAAMFRNMVTSLLRHEVIKTTLPKAKELRKYAEPLITLGKTPTLANRRLAFSRLRDRDIVGKLFGELGPRYNARNGGYLRILKCGFRNGDNAPMAFVELVDRPEVAEAPAAE; encoded by the coding sequence ATGCGTCACGGTAATAGCAATCGTAAATTGAACAGAACCAGCAGCCACCGTGCTGCCATGTTCCGCAACATGGTGACCTCTTTGCTGCGTCACGAAGTGATCAAAACAACTTTGCCAAAAGCAAAAGAGCTGCGTAAGTACGCTGAGCCTCTGATCACTTTAGGTAAAACACCTACACTGGCAAACCGTCGTTTGGCGTTCAGCCGTCTGCGTGATCGTGACATCGTTGGTAAACTGTTCGGTGAACTGGGTCCACGTTACAATGCACGCAATGGTGGTTATCTGCGTATTCTGAAATGTGGTTTCCGCAACGGTGACAATGCGCCTATGGCGTTTGTTGAGTTGGTAGACCGTCCAGAAGTTGCAGAAGCACCAGCTGCAGAGTAA
- the rpoA gene encoding DNA-directed RNA polymerase subunit alpha, with the protein MQNNPTDYLKPRVVDVEVITPLRARVTLEPMERGFGYTLGNALRRVLLSSIPGFAITEVKIDGVVHEYSTIEGVQEDVVDILLNLKGVALKLHNKTETILVLSKSGEGIVTAGDFEVGHDAEIVNPNHILANITKGGKLNLEVKVEMGRGYQPVPARQKANDEDRVLGFMMVDASFSPINKVSYHVESARVEQRTDLDKLIMDVETNGIIEPEQAIRDAARILIGQLSVFANLEGASADVEVKAAPQVDPILLRPVDDLELTVRSANCLKAENIFYIGDLIQRTENELLKAPNLGRKSLNEIKDVLASKGLTLGMKLENWPPVGLEKA; encoded by the coding sequence ATGCAAAATAACCCTACAGATTATTTGAAGCCACGTGTTGTTGACGTTGAAGTGATAACGCCACTCCGCGCACGTGTGACTTTGGAGCCAATGGAACGTGGCTTTGGCTATACCTTGGGTAATGCGTTAAGAAGAGTCTTGCTCTCTTCCATTCCGGGTTTTGCCATTACTGAAGTAAAAATCGATGGTGTCGTACATGAGTACTCCACGATCGAAGGTGTGCAAGAAGATGTTGTTGATATCTTGCTTAACCTCAAAGGTGTTGCTTTAAAACTGCACAACAAAACTGAAACCATTCTGGTTTTGAGCAAAAGCGGTGAAGGGATTGTGACAGCTGGTGATTTTGAAGTGGGTCATGATGCTGAGATTGTGAACCCAAATCATATCCTTGCTAACATCACTAAAGGCGGTAAGTTGAATCTGGAAGTGAAAGTTGAAATGGGTCGTGGTTATCAACCTGTTCCAGCGCGTCAAAAAGCCAACGATGAAGACCGTGTGTTGGGCTTCATGATGGTGGATGCGTCTTTCAGCCCGATCAACAAAGTCAGCTATCATGTTGAAAGTGCCCGTGTTGAGCAGCGTACTGACCTCGACAAGCTGATTATGGATGTGGAAACCAACGGTATCATCGAGCCTGAGCAGGCGATTCGTGATGCTGCACGTATCCTGATTGGTCAGTTGTCAGTATTTGCGAACCTGGAAGGTGCTTCTGCTGACGTTGAAGTGAAAGCAGCTCCACAGGTAGATCCTATCCTGTTGCGTCCAGTAGATGATCTGGAATTGACAGTACGTTCTGCCAACTGCCTCAAAGCAGAAAACATTTTCTACATTGGTGATCTGATTCAGCGTACTGAAAACGAATTGCTGAAGGCGCCTAACCTGGGTAGAAAATCATTGAATGAAATTAAAGATGTGTTGGCCTCCAAAGGCTTAACACTGGGAATGAAGCTGGAAAACTGGCCACCTGTTGGCTTGGAAAAAGCTTAA
- the rpsD gene encoding 30S ribosomal protein S4, whose product MARNLDPKCRQCRREGEKLFLKAEKCFTDKCAIEKRNFAPGQHGQRRNSRLSDYGVQLREKQKVRRIYGVLEGQFRTYYAEADRQKGITGESLLQLLESRLDNVAYRMGLAGSRSEARQVVRHNAILVNGKRVNVPSYQVKAGDVISVADKAKTQLRIKAAVEAAEQRGFPEWLEVDVKALSGKFKAKPQRDELPATINESLIVELYSK is encoded by the coding sequence TTGGCTAGAAATTTAGACCCTAAATGCCGTCAATGCCGTCGTGAAGGTGAAAAGCTGTTTCTGAAAGCAGAAAAATGCTTTACAGACAAATGCGCGATCGAAAAGCGCAACTTCGCACCAGGTCAGCATGGTCAACGCCGTAACTCACGTTTGTCAGACTATGGTGTCCAACTGCGTGAGAAACAAAAAGTACGTCGTATCTACGGCGTATTGGAAGGTCAATTCCGTACTTACTACGCTGAAGCTGACCGTCAAAAAGGCATTACTGGTGAGAGCCTGTTGCAGTTGCTGGAGTCCCGTTTGGACAACGTTGCATACCGCATGGGTTTGGCAGGTTCTCGCTCTGAAGCACGTCAAGTGGTCCGTCATAACGCTATTTTGGTTAACGGCAAGCGCGTAAACGTTCCTTCCTATCAAGTGAAGGCTGGTGACGTGATTTCTGTGGCTGATAAAGCAAAAACACAATTGCGTATTAAAGCAGCTGTTGAAGCAGCTGAACAGCGTGGTTTCCCTGAGTGGTTGGAAGTCGACGTCAAAGCATTGTCTGGTAAGTTTAAGGCTAAACCTCAGCGTGATGAGTTGCCTGCTACCATCAATGAATCATTGATCGTTGAATTGTATTCTAAGTAA
- the rpsK gene encoding 30S ribosomal protein S11 — translation MAKANVRVRKKVKKNIAEGIAHVHASFNNTIITITDRQGNALSWATSGGQGFKGSRKSTPFAAQVASEVAGKAAQESGVKNLEVRIKGPGPGRESAVRALNAAGFKITSITDVTPVPHNGCRPPKKRRI, via the coding sequence ATGGCAAAAGCTAATGTACGCGTTAGAAAAAAAGTTAAAAAGAATATTGCCGAGGGTATTGCCCACGTGCACGCTTCTTTTAACAACACGATTATCACGATTACCGATCGTCAAGGCAATGCATTGTCATGGGCTACTTCCGGTGGTCAAGGTTTTAAAGGTTCACGTAAGAGTACTCCTTTTGCTGCTCAGGTAGCTTCTGAGGTGGCTGGTAAAGCCGCTCAGGAGTCTGGTGTGAAGAATCTGGAAGTGCGTATTAAAGGGCCAGGTCCAGGTCGTGAATCTGCTGTGCGTGCGTTGAATGCTGCTGGTTTCAAAATCACTAGCATTACGGATGTGACCCCGGTACCTCATAACGGTTGCCGTCCACCGAAAAAACGCAGAATTTAA
- the rpsM gene encoding 30S ribosomal protein S13, whose amino-acid sequence MARIAGVNIPNHKHAEIALTSIYGIGRDTAQKICAAAGVLTTVKVKDLSDAEVEKLRDEVAKYTVEGDLRREVTMNIKRLMDLGCYRGIRHRRGLPVRGQRTKTNARTRKGPVKAIKQAK is encoded by the coding sequence ATGGCTCGTATTGCCGGGGTAAATATCCCAAACCACAAACATGCAGAAATTGCGTTGACCTCTATTTATGGTATTGGTCGCGATACTGCGCAGAAGATCTGTGCTGCAGCTGGTGTTTTAACTACTGTAAAGGTTAAAGACTTGAGCGATGCAGAAGTAGAGAAGCTGCGTGACGAAGTGGCTAAATACACTGTAGAAGGTGATTTGCGTCGTGAAGTGACCATGAATATCAAACGTTTGATGGACTTGGGTTGCTACCGCGGTATTCGCCATCGTCGTGGTTTGCCAGTGCGCGGTCAGCGTACCAAAACCAATGCGCGTACACGCAAAGGTCCGGTTAAAGCGATCAAACAAGCTAAATAA
- the rpmJ gene encoding 50S ribosomal protein L36 encodes MRVRASVKTLCRNCKVVRRRGVVRIICTDPRHKQRQG; translated from the coding sequence ATGAGAGTTCGCGCATCAGTTAAAACATTATGCCGTAACTGTAAAGTCGTAAGACGTCGCGGTGTTGTTCGCATTATTTGTACTGACCCACGTCATAAACAACGTCAAGGTTAA
- the infA gene encoding translation initiation factor IF-1: MAKEDRIEMQGEIVENLPNATFKVKLENGHTVLGYISGKMRMHYIRILPGDKVTVEMTPYDLTRARITFRAK; encoded by the coding sequence ATGGCAAAAGAGGATCGCATTGAGATGCAGGGGGAGATTGTTGAAAATCTCCCGAATGCAACTTTTAAAGTGAAACTGGAAAATGGTCATACAGTACTTGGTTACATTTCAGGCAAAATGCGTATGCATTACATCCGTATTCTGCCAGGTGACAAAGTCACGGTTGAGATGACCCCTTATGATTTAACCCGTGCGCGAATTACATTCCGCGCAAAGTAA
- the secY gene encoding preprotein translocase subunit SecY: MAQDNILSSVGKLGELKSRLWFLLGALVVYRLGAHIPVPGIDPTVLKQLFDTQKDGILGMFNMFSGGALSRFTVFALGIMPYISASIIMQLLTVVSPQLEQLKKEGEAGRRQITKYTRYGTVLLATFQALGIAIALEGQAGLVLDPGFAFRITAVTTLVAGTMFLMWLGEQITERGIGNGISIIIFAGIVAGLPHAIGSTLDLAKTGAFSIPLVMFLFVAVILVTALVVFVERGQRKITVNYAKRQVGNRIYGGQSTHLPLKLNMSGVIPPIFASSIILFPATLAGWFGSSEHMYWLKDVSAKLSPGQPLYILLFAAAILFFAFFYTALVFNPKETADNLKKSGAFVPGIRPGEQTAKYIDRIMGRLTLIGALYITLVCLLPEFLVLKFNTPFYFGGTSLLIIVVVTMDFMTQVQSHLMSQQYEGLLKKANFKGTGK, translated from the coding sequence TTGTTGGGTGCATTGGTGGTTTACCGCCTCGGAGCACATATTCCAGTGCCAGGCATTGATCCTACAGTGTTGAAGCAGTTGTTCGACACGCAGAAAGATGGCATTTTGGGCATGTTTAACATGTTCTCTGGTGGGGCGCTGTCGCGTTTTACCGTATTTGCCCTGGGGATCATGCCCTACATTTCTGCGTCGATTATTATGCAGTTGCTCACGGTGGTTTCACCACAGTTGGAGCAGCTGAAAAAAGAAGGTGAAGCTGGTAGACGCCAGATCACGAAGTACACGCGTTACGGCACGGTATTGTTAGCGACTTTCCAGGCGCTGGGTATTGCGATCGCACTTGAAGGTCAGGCTGGTCTGGTATTGGATCCTGGCTTTGCTTTCCGCATCACTGCAGTTACCACACTGGTGGCCGGGACGATGTTCCTGATGTGGTTGGGTGAGCAGATTACCGAGCGTGGCATTGGTAATGGTATTTCTATCATTATTTTTGCCGGGATTGTAGCGGGCTTGCCGCATGCAATTGGTAGCACCTTGGATTTGGCTAAAACAGGCGCATTCTCTATTCCATTAGTGATGTTCCTGTTTGTGGCAGTGATTTTAGTGACAGCTCTGGTGGTTTTTGTTGAGCGCGGTCAACGCAAAATCACAGTGAATTACGCAAAGCGTCAGGTTGGTAACCGCATTTACGGCGGTCAATCGACGCATTTGCCTTTGAAGCTAAATATGTCTGGTGTGATTCCACCGATTTTTGCTTCAAGTATTATTTTATTCCCGGCTACTTTAGCTGGTTGGTTTGGTAGCAGTGAGCACATGTATTGGCTCAAGGACGTCAGTGCAAAACTGTCGCCTGGTCAGCCCTTATACATCTTGTTGTTTGCTGCAGCGATTTTGTTTTTTGCTTTTTTCTACACGGCATTGGTGTTCAATCCCAAGGAAACTGCAGATAACCTGAAGAAGAGTGGCGCATTTGTGCCAGGTATTCGCCCAGGTGAGCAAACCGCAAAATATATTGACCGCATCATGGGTCGTTTGACATTGATTGGTGCGCTGTACATTACGCTGGTTTGTTTATTGCCAGAGTTTTTAGTGTTGAAATTTAATACCCCGTTCTATTTTGGTGGAACTTCATTGTTGATTATCGTTGTTGTGACGATGGACTTTATGACGCAGGTGCAATCTCATCTGATGTCGCAACAGTATGAAGGCTTGCTGAAAAAGGCAAACTTTAAGGGGACGGGTAAGTAG